A genomic window from Pseudogulbenkiania sp. MAI-1 includes:
- a CDS encoding GntR family transcriptional regulator, with the protein MKKASVEADTKRTKGSSSKNVYDTLRTEILELKLSPGQMLDETTLAERFDMSRSPVREALIRLSADGLVVTLPNRSTIVAPIEISAFPKYVEALSVAQRINTRLAAELRTDFDLAIIAQRQREFEAAVATGDHLAMSETNKGFHMAIADAGRNPYLAAFYEKLLDQGRRMLHMHFEYLERTNDGYLLTDEHNQMLEAIRVQDVELADQLALQHTRQFRDNFIQFMKENYTNDMSLAVERSAESMFV; encoded by the coding sequence ATGAAGAAGGCTAGTGTGGAAGCCGATACGAAACGCACCAAAGGATCGAGTTCGAAAAATGTCTACGACACCCTTCGAACCGAAATACTCGAACTGAAGCTGAGCCCAGGCCAGATGCTGGATGAAACGACACTGGCCGAACGGTTCGACATGTCACGCTCCCCCGTTCGCGAAGCGTTGATCAGGCTGTCTGCCGATGGCCTAGTCGTGACGTTGCCGAATCGAAGCACCATCGTCGCGCCGATCGAAATCTCCGCTTTTCCCAAATACGTCGAGGCGCTGAGTGTGGCCCAACGCATCAATACGCGTCTCGCGGCAGAGCTGAGAACCGATTTCGATCTCGCCATCATCGCGCAGCGACAGCGCGAGTTCGAAGCCGCTGTGGCCACTGGGGATCACCTGGCCATGTCGGAAACCAACAAAGGCTTCCACATGGCGATTGCCGATGCCGGGCGGAATCCGTACTTGGCCGCCTTCTATGAGAAGCTTCTGGACCAGGGTCGCCGCATGCTTCACATGCACTTCGAGTACCTGGAACGTACGAACGATGGGTATCTGCTGACTGACGAGCACAACCAGATGCTGGAAGCGATCCGTGTGCAGGATGTGGAACTGGCCGACCAACTGGCGCTTCAGCACACCAGACAGTTCAGGGACAACTTCATCCAGTTCATGAAGGAAAACTATACGAACGACATGAGCCTCGCCGTGGAGCGATCGGCAGAGTCCATGTTTGTATGA
- a CDS encoding amino acid ABC transporter ATP-binding protein: MTMNKTMSNIFSEKSLSSIQNTHKTSIVSGNDQALVKISNLHKSYSPTIQVLKGLDLNMAAGERLVVIGPSGGGKSTLLRVMMGLEEIDSGSITFAGQPYITANGGKAKTKINLAVRQQIGMVFQHYTLFPHLSILQNLTLAPRKVRGESKASAEERAMTLLTRFGLAAKAGAYPNQLSGGQKQRVAIARALMLDPKLMLFDEVTSALDPELVAEVEQVVLSLAEQGMPMMIVTHDMWFAKNIASRVVFCAGGVVVEDGPPEQVFNAPKHERTQEFLNRVFHI, from the coding sequence ATGACCATGAACAAGACCATGAGCAATATTTTCAGCGAGAAGTCGTTGAGCTCCATCCAAAACACACACAAAACATCGATCGTTTCGGGCAATGATCAAGCACTCGTGAAGATCAGCAATCTTCACAAGAGCTACAGCCCCACCATACAGGTATTGAAGGGCCTCGACCTCAATATGGCCGCCGGTGAGCGCCTGGTGGTCATCGGCCCGAGCGGCGGGGGTAAAAGCACCCTGCTCCGGGTCATGATGGGCCTGGAGGAAATCGACAGCGGTTCCATCACCTTTGCCGGCCAGCCCTACATCACCGCCAACGGCGGCAAGGCGAAGACCAAGATCAACCTGGCCGTACGTCAGCAGATCGGCATGGTGTTCCAGCATTACACCTTGTTCCCGCATCTGAGTATTTTGCAGAACTTGACGCTCGCTCCCCGCAAAGTGAGAGGCGAAAGCAAAGCCTCGGCAGAAGAGCGTGCCATGACGCTGCTGACCCGTTTCGGGCTCGCGGCCAAGGCAGGGGCTTACCCCAATCAGCTTTCCGGCGGCCAGAAGCAGCGTGTCGCCATCGCTCGCGCCTTGATGCTCGATCCCAAACTGATGCTGTTCGACGAAGTGACGTCGGCGCTGGACCCCGAACTCGTCGCTGAAGTGGAACAGGTCGTCCTGAGCCTCGCCGAGCAAGGCATGCCCATGATGATCGTGACGCACGACATGTGGTTCGCCAAGAACATTGCTTCCCGCGTGGTGTTCTGCGCCGGCGGAGTGGTCGTCGAAGACGGCCCGCCCGAGCAGGTTTTCAATGCCCCGAAGCACGAGAGAACCCAGGAGTTTCTGAATCGGGTTTTCCATATTTAG
- a CDS encoding AzlC family ABC transporter permease, which yields MKFELAIPHLPRMNERFRQGLKEGFGHYFPFSPGLVPWGLATGIAMLGAGFSPIEAMGMSVIVYGATAQLGTLPLIVSGAPSWLIVVTALVLNLRFLIFSATLAPAFKGVGRWQRWLSGYLLSDGVVAACASRLLTEDNPQRRLGYYLGPSLWNWGVWQVSTLIGIFAANAVPQNWPLAFMATIALLALLISMVRQKPMLLAALTGGVVAIALRGLPLRMGIFAAILAGMAAGVLAERWQTQKVDDDK from the coding sequence ATGAAATTCGAATTGGCGATTCCACATTTGCCACGCATGAATGAACGATTCCGGCAGGGGCTCAAAGAAGGGTTTGGGCATTATTTTCCCTTCTCCCCCGGCCTCGTTCCCTGGGGCTTGGCGACCGGCATTGCGATGCTAGGTGCGGGCTTTTCCCCTATCGAAGCCATGGGCATGAGTGTCATTGTATACGGGGCTACCGCCCAGCTAGGCACCTTGCCCCTTATTGTCAGCGGGGCACCTTCATGGCTTATCGTTGTGACCGCATTGGTGCTGAATTTACGGTTCCTGATCTTCAGCGCCACCCTGGCCCCGGCTTTCAAGGGGGTAGGGCGGTGGCAGCGCTGGTTGTCCGGCTATCTGTTGAGTGACGGTGTCGTTGCCGCTTGTGCCAGCCGGCTGTTGACGGAAGACAACCCCCAACGGCGTTTGGGCTACTACCTGGGGCCATCGCTCTGGAACTGGGGTGTATGGCAGGTAAGTACCCTGATAGGCATTTTCGCCGCGAACGCCGTCCCGCAGAACTGGCCTTTGGCGTTCATGGCCACCATCGCGCTGTTGGCGCTTCTCATCTCCATGGTCCGGCAGAAGCCCATGCTGCTGGCGGCGTTGACGGGGGGCGTCGTCGCCATCGCACTGCGCGGATTGCCATTGCGCATGGGGATTTTTGCCGCGATTCTGGCCGGGATGGCCGCCGGCGTGTTGGCTGAGCGCTGGCAAACACAAAAGGTTGACGATGATAAGTGA
- a CDS encoding AzlD domain-containing protein: MISDKLLLWVTFVLVGAATFLPRSSFIVAGHRLQLPPKLQQALRYAPAAALAALVTPDVLTVEGSFHALNPKFFAAVAAVGTILFFRNPWLPFISGMGILAAARWL, from the coding sequence ATGATAAGTGACAAACTGCTTCTGTGGGTGACGTTCGTTCTGGTGGGCGCCGCCACGTTTCTGCCGCGCAGCAGCTTTATCGTCGCCGGCCACCGCCTGCAGCTACCGCCCAAGCTGCAGCAAGCCCTGCGTTACGCCCCGGCCGCCGCTTTGGCGGCCTTGGTGACACCGGACGTTCTGACGGTTGAGGGCAGCTTCCACGCACTGAATCCGAAGTTCTTCGCCGCGGTAGCCGCCGTCGGCACTATCCTTTTCTTCAGAAACCCCTGGCTACCGTTCATCAGCGGCATGGGCATCCTGGCTGCGGCGAGATGGCTTTAG
- a CDS encoding ABC transporter substrate-binding protein — MYQNVASKFLKRASAIAVAAVALSVTTSGFANAEDAEPLWANVKKEGVLRCGAAVAPPYVMRDPKTGAYSGFFADLCRDFGQNVLKVKVQFVDTTWDNIVAGLQANKWDLSMALNNTPERAKAISFSTGASNYEISFVYNKSNPRIPKNLVTIGDLDKPGLTLAVMSGTAQDKAVSAVIKQAQIMRLPGMDETRLAVASKRADVLVDASDSNWLFIESHPDWAKAFTPKPALAQQEVAFGLRKNTRQEDIAELNTYLKQKVSSGAVNALIKKAVRQTLDSGK, encoded by the coding sequence ATGTATCAGAACGTTGCAAGTAAATTTCTGAAGCGTGCTTCGGCCATTGCCGTGGCAGCCGTAGCGTTGTCGGTGACCACTTCCGGCTTTGCCAACGCCGAAGATGCCGAGCCCCTGTGGGCGAACGTGAAGAAGGAGGGAGTCCTGCGCTGTGGGGCGGCCGTCGCCCCGCCGTACGTGATGCGCGATCCCAAGACCGGTGCCTATAGCGGCTTCTTTGCCGATCTGTGCCGTGACTTCGGCCAGAACGTTCTGAAGGTCAAGGTTCAGTTTGTCGACACGACCTGGGACAACATCGTCGCCGGTCTCCAGGCCAACAAGTGGGATTTGTCGATGGCGCTCAACAACACCCCTGAGCGCGCCAAGGCGATCAGCTTCTCGACAGGCGCCTCGAATTACGAGATTTCCTTCGTCTACAACAAATCCAACCCGAGGATTCCAAAAAACCTGGTCACCATCGGCGATCTCGACAAGCCAGGCCTGACGCTGGCGGTGATGTCGGGTACCGCCCAAGACAAAGCGGTGTCGGCTGTCATCAAGCAAGCCCAGATCATGCGCCTGCCGGGCATGGATGAAACCCGCCTCGCCGTGGCCTCCAAGCGTGCCGATGTGCTGGTCGACGCCTCCGATAGCAACTGGCTCTTCATCGAATCCCACCCGGACTGGGCCAAGGCTTTCACCCCCAAACCTGCACTGGCTCAGCAGGAAGTGGCCTTTGGCCTGCGCAAGAACACTCGCCAAGAAGACATTGCCGAGCTCAACACCTACCTCAAACAGAAAGTCTCCAGCGGTGCTGTGAATGCCCTGATCAAGAAGGCGGTACGCCAGACCCTTGACTCGGGCAAGTAA